From a region of the Cyclopterus lumpus isolate fCycLum1 chromosome 5, fCycLum1.pri, whole genome shotgun sequence genome:
- the bhlhe40 gene encoding class E basic helix-loop-helix protein 40, protein MERITSAQPSLDIADMQGIDFSMYVYKPRRGVKRGDDSKETYKLPHRLIEKKRRDRINECIAQLKDLLPEHLKLTTLGHLEKAVVLELTLKHVKALSGILEQQQQKIMALQNDLQIGDHGGGGAESGEEMFRSGFHLCAKEVLHYLASQESSRDLTPSHVISHIQKVAAEVLHHQSSPDESAPQASENPKKQHAGEPKRASEGSAKNCVPVIQRTYPHVAGELSGSDTDTDSGYGGEHDKRDAKAQWSESHAKEGERRRAASEAAGAIKQEGDEPRAKKSRPDTSEDEVLSGHVAGGPGGYMSFSPNQPPFCLPFYLLPPAAAAAAAYLPMLEKHWYHGGMPVMYPGMGCSAASMTPETAASSLVMSPRAGSPASYQNPMDSPALHKALKQVPPLNLETKD, encoded by the exons ATGGAGAGGATTACCAGCGCGCAACCGTCACTGGATATAGCTGACATGCaagg AATCGATTTTTCCATGTATGTGTACAAACCCAGGAGGGGCGTGAAGCGCGGGGATGACAGCaag gagACTTACAAGTTGCCCCACCGGCTGATCGAAAAGAAAAGACGCGACAGGATCAACGAATGCATCGCCCAGCTGAAGGATCTGTTGCCAGAGCACCTCAAGCTCACA ACGCTGGGTCATTTGGAGAAAGCCGTGGTGCTGGAGCTCACCCTGAAGCACGTGAAAGCCCTGAGCGGCATCCtggagcagcaacagcagaagATCATGGCGCTACAGAACGACCTGCAGATTG GTGATCACGGAGGCGGCGGCGCGGAAAGCGGTGAGGAGATGTTCCGCTCCGGTTTCCACTTGTGTGCGAAGGAGGTCCTCCACTATCTGGCCAGCCAAGAAAGCAGCAGGGACCTGACCCCCTCCCACGTCATCAGCCACATCCAAAAGGTCGCGGCGGAAGTCCTGCATCACCAGAGCAGTCCGGACGAGTCCGCCCCTCAAGCGTCGGAGAACCCGAAGAAGCAGCACGCCGGGGAGCCCAAGCGGGCGTCCGAGGGCTCCGCCAAGAACTGTGTCCCCGTCATTCAAAGGACTTACCCCCACGTGGCGGGGGAGCTGAGCGGCAGCGACACGGACACCGACAGCGGATACGGTGGGGAGCATGACAAGCGCGACGCCAAAGCCCAGTGGTCAGAGAGCCACGCAAAGGAGGGGGAGCGCAGGCGGGCCGCATCCGAGGCGGCCGGCGCCATCAAGCAGGAGGGCGATGAGCCCCGGGCCAAGAAGTCGAGGCCCGACACCTCGGAGGACGAGGTTCTCTCCGGTCACGTGGCGGGAGGCCCCGGCGGCTACATGAGCTTCAGCCCCAACCAGCCCCCATTCTGCCTCCCCTTCTACCTCCTCCCCCCTGCGGCCGCAGCTGCAGCGGCCTACCTGCCCATGCTGGAGAAGCACTGGTACCACGGGGGCATGCCGGTTATGTACCCGGGCATGGGATGCTCTGCGGCGAGCATGACCCCGGAGACAGCTGCCTCATCTCTGGTGATGTCCCCGAGGGCGGGGTCTCCAGCGTCCTACCAGAACCCCATGGACTCCCCTGCTCTGCACAAAGCTTTAAAGCAGGTCCCCCCATTGAACCTGGAAACCAAAGACTGA